In Candidatus Methylomirabilis sp., the following are encoded in one genomic region:
- a CDS encoding pilus assembly protein PilB: VPLFQGRGCPACHGTGYMGRTGIFELVEVSDRFQEAILARRPGGELRAAAAAAGTTFLREAALEKVRAGLTTVAETNRVTVAE; encoded by the coding sequence CGTCCCCCTGTTCCAGGGCCGGGGGTGCCCCGCCTGCCACGGCACCGGCTACATGGGTCGGACCGGGATCTTCGAGCTGGTCGAGGTGAGCGACCGCTTCCAGGAGGCCATCCTGGCCCGGCGCCCGGGGGGAGAGTTGCGCGCCGCCGCCGCCGCCGCTGGGACCACGTTCCTTCGGGAGGCGGCCCTGGAGAAGGTCCGGGCCGGCCTCACCACCGTCGCCGAGACCAACCGGGTGACGGTGGCGGAGTGA
- a CDS encoding PilN domain-containing protein has protein sequence MRLALNLASPAARRRALLRRGLAGAVLLLLVATVVHGLLYARWRAHLASLEDTWTARAAEREEAGAGSGGATGPAQWPAGLAERVRFYNGLLEASAFSWTGLLNELEAALPEGVGLVEVRPDQQLTAVQLRGEARTLEALTGFVRRLEGRSVFTRVFLLRHGGRKDARSGREVLEFEIRLELQQERV, from the coding sequence ATGCGCCTCGCTCTGAACCTGGCCTCTCCCGCCGCCCGGCGCCGGGCGCTGCTGCGCCGGGGCCTGGCGGGAGCCGTGCTCCTGCTCCTCGTGGCAACGGTCGTGCACGGCCTGCTGTATGCCCGCTGGCGTGCCCACCTGGCCAGCCTGGAGGACACCTGGACTGCTCGGGCCGCTGAGCGGGAGGAGGCGGGAGCGGGGAGCGGGGGGGCGACCGGCCCGGCCCAGTGGCCCGCAGGCCTGGCGGAACGGGTGCGCTTCTACAACGGCCTGCTGGAGGCCTCCGCCTTCTCCTGGACGGGCCTCCTGAACGAGCTGGAGGCTGCGCTTCCCGAGGGGGTCGGCCTGGTGGAGGTCCGCCCCGACCAGCAGCTCACCGCGGTGCAACTCCGCGGGGAGGCCCGGACGCTCGAGGCCCTGACCGGCTTCGTGCGGCGCCTGGAGGGACGGTCCGTCTTTACCCGGGTCTTCCTCCTGCGGCACGGCGGCCGCAAGGACGCGCGAAGCGGGCGGGAGGTCCTGGAGTTCGAGATCCGGCTGGAGCTGCAGCAGGAGAGGGTGTAG
- the pilO gene encoding type 4a pilus biogenesis protein PilO, giving the protein MKEFWRLVRTDPTATALAGAAAFLFLVNAAAIPAFDLPLLRQTAAREERLYALQAELRALRDGAGRVKTAQRLEAEISRLRASFPLRREVVALVGHLSNRATAARLKVAGIDYKPADVPKEGLLQLGIAMRVEGGYADLRRFLADLERMRGRLAITHLAATGRPGEGHVSARLSLTAYFRFERPPAANAQPAAALEDGS; this is encoded by the coding sequence GTGAAGGAGTTCTGGCGGCTCGTGCGCACGGACCCCACGGCGACCGCGCTGGCCGGGGCGGCCGCGTTCCTCTTTCTGGTGAACGCCGCCGCCATCCCGGCTTTCGATCTCCCCCTGCTCCGGCAGACGGCCGCCCGGGAGGAGCGACTCTACGCGCTGCAGGCAGAGCTCCGGGCGTTGCGGGATGGGGCCGGACGGGTGAAGACGGCCCAGCGCCTGGAGGCGGAGATCAGCCGCCTGCGCGCGAGCTTCCCGCTGCGGCGGGAGGTGGTGGCGCTGGTCGGGCACCTGAGCAACCGGGCCACCGCGGCCCGCCTCAAGGTGGCGGGAATCGATTACAAGCCCGCCGACGTGCCGAAGGAGGGGTTGCTCCAGCTCGGGATCGCCATGCGCGTCGAGGGGGGGTACGCCGACCTGCGCCGGTTCCTGGCCGACCTGGAGCGGATGCGGGGGCGCCTGGCCATCACCCACCTGGCCGCCACGGGACGGCCCGGCGAGGGGCACGTGAGCGCCCGGCTGAGCCTGACGGCCTACTTCCGGTTCGAGCGGCCCCCGGCAGCAAATGCCCAGCCGGCGGCCGCGCTGGAGGACGGCTCATGA